The Ooceraea biroi isolate clonal line C1 chromosome 1, Obir_v5.4, whole genome shotgun sequence genome has a window encoding:
- the LOC105277906 gene encoding kinesin-like protein unc-104 isoform X5: MSSVKVAVRVRPFNHREIVREAQCIIEMTGSTTSIVNPKATPGSKEAVKSFNYDYSYFSMDPNDENYSTQLMVYKDIGEEMLEHAFEGYNVCIFAYGQTGAGKSYTMMGKQEEGQEGIIPQICKDLFRKISYTSNERLKYSVEVSYMEIYCERVRDLLNPKNRGNLRVREHPLYGPYVEDLSKLAVMSYEDIHDLIDEGNKARTVAATNMNETSSRSHAVFTIFFTQQQQDNTTGLMTEKVSKISLVDLAGSERADSTGAKGTRLKEGANINKSLTTLGKVISALAEIAATKKKKKADFIPYRDSVLTWLLRENLGGNSKTAMIAAVSPADINYDETLSTLRYADRAKQIVCKAVVNEDANARLIRELKEEIQKLRELLKQEGIDVHEGPDGKVTYEKKEPRDEIIRTNKRNEENSKEARSRLSSHATSTIAEEAVDQLQASEKLIAELNETWEEKLKRTESIRLQREAVFAEMGVAVKEDGVTVGVFSPKKTPHLVNLNEDPLMSECLIYYIKDGFTRIGSAEANIPQDVQLCGPHILSEHCVFENHEGIITLIPKKGALIYVNGREVTEPLVLTTGSRVILGKSHVFRFNHPDQVRERIANGSPAETPGNNEPLADWDFAQVELLEKQGIDLKAEMDKRLLVLEEQFRKEKEEADQLFEEQRKSYEARIDALQRQVEEQSMTMSMYSSYTPEDFNNIEEDIFESNWTEREFQLAAWAFRKWKYHQFTSLRDDLWGNAIFLKEANAISVELKKKVQFQFTLLTDTLYSPLPPDLLPVMDEEEEDERPFPRTIVAVEVQDTKNGATHYWTLDKLRQRLELMRHVYNEDSSPSTPEAKEDIFQCLTVYSNPKFSLANLLPSRQRLELMREMYHNEAELSPTSPDFNIESITGGDPFYDRFPWFRMVGRAFVYLSNLMYPVPLIHKVAIVNEKGDVKGYLRVAVQAVVEEENSEYSSGVRQSARISFEDDLFGGHKHNKRSSLLAQTLEKNRQIMLQEERVVEGHNEANQKDMKDDDDIGDADSGRGDSSVSSDMKEEELPDHLQPGAEFTFRVTVLQAMGISTEYADIFCQFNFLHRHDEAFSTEPVKNIGKGNPPGFYHVQNITVTVTKSFLEYLKTQPIVFEVFGHYQQHPLHKDAKLEYVRQPPKRMLPPSIPISQPVRSPKFGSVLPSPSTSHVHAKYDVLVWFEICELAPNGEYVPSVVDHSDDLPCRGLFLLHQGIQRRIRITIVHEPASELRWKDVRELVVGRIRNTPEPEEEDNDSSVLSLGLFPGEYLEIPGDDRTMFRFEAAWDSSLHNSTLLNRVTSYGEQIFMTISAYLELENCGRPAIITKDLSMIIYGRDARVGPRSLKHLFSGSYRNQEANRLSGVYELVLRRSSEAGSPGVQRRQRRVLDTSSTYVRGEENLHGWRPRGDSLIFDHQWELEKLTRLEEVERVRHTLLLREKLGIDKMPFCNKPFHDFTKSEKVNDVCNMVAKATNEPHASPVKLKNSTTKDIYEPWEMTERERELTTKYIKLIQGRIPSKEPILLSDVSPGEDTITDLSTSMMSSVISSSSQESVYARASDFLEQAADIVVWSRSKSCLLRLSSPERARLQELQESILASESANQTCTIAPPPLGSSSPSKENLVLYVPEVEEIRISPVIARKGYLNVLEHKTNGWKKRWVAVRRPYVLIFREEKDPVERALINLATAQVEYSEDQLAMVKVPNTFSVVTKHRGYLLQTLGDKEVYDWLYAINPLLAGQIRSKLARKGPTASNMCNGAPIGLTPPLEQQNAQTK; encoded by the exons ATGTCGTCGGTTAAGGTGGCGGTGAGGGTACGGCCCTTCAACCATCGCGAGATCGTTCGTGAGGCACAATGCATCATAGAGATGACTGGAAGCACTACTT CCATAGTAAATCCCAAGGCCACGCCTGGAAGCAAAGAAGCCGTCAAAAGCTTCAATTACGATTATTCCTACTTTTCAATGGAC CCAAATGATGAGAACTATTCGACTCAGCTCATGGTTTACAAAGATATCGGGGAAGAAATGTTGGAACATGCTTTCGAAG GTTACAACGTTTGCATTTTTGCATACGGCCAAACTGGCGCCGGTAAATCATATACCATGATGGGTAAGCAGGAGGAGGGGCAAGAGGGAATAATACCACAGATCTGCAAGGATCTGTTTAGGAAAATCAGTTATACCTCTAACGAGCGACTCAAGTACTCGGTAGAGGTGAGCTACATGGAGATCTATTGCGAGCGAGTGCGCGATTTGTTGAACCCGAAGAATCGGGGAAATCTACGAGTGAGGGAACATCCTCTCTACGGACCCTATGTCGAAGATCTCTCCAAGCTGGCCGTAATGTCGTATGAAGACATCCACGATCTCATAGATGAGGGTAACAAGGCCAG AACTGTCGCAGCAACCAACATGAATGAGACATCCAGCAGATCGCACGCGGTCTTCACGATATTCTTCACGCAACAGCAACAAGACAACACCACCGGTTTGATGACGGAAAAGGTCAGCAAGATATCGCTGGTGGACCTGGCTGGATCCGAGCGAGCCGATTCGACTGGCGCAAAGGGGACGCGATTGAAGGAGGGAGCTAATATTAATAAGAGCCTGACGACTCTTGGAAAAGTCATCAGCGCCCTGGCCGAAATT GCG GCGactaaaaagaagaagaaagccgACTTCATACCCTACAGAGATTCCGTTTTAACGTGGTTGTTACGAGAGAACCTAGGAGGAAATTCAAAAACTGCTATGATCGCAGCAGTTAGCCCCGCTGATATCAATTATGATGAAACGCTTTCAACTTTACG GTACGCGGATAGAGCTAAACAAATTGTTTGCAAGGCCGTGGTCAACGAAGATGCGAATGCACGTCTTATCAGAGAACTCAAGGAGGAAATACAGAAACTGCGGGAGCTTTTGAAGCAGGAAGGCATCGATGTCCACGAAG GGCCAGATGGCAAAGTTACGTACGAAAAGAAAGAACCTA GGGACGAAATTATCAGAACGAACAAGCGGAACGAAGAGAACAGCAAGGAAGCTCGGTCGAGGCTTTCTTCCCATGCTACGTCTACCATCGCCGAAGAAGCAGTCGATCAACTGCAAGCATCCGAAAAATTGATCGCAG AATTGAATGAGACATGGGAAGAGAAGCTGAAGCGAACGGAATCGATCCGCCTGCAACGCGAGGCAGTATTCGCTGAGATGGGAGTTGCCGTGAAGGAGGACGGCGTCACCGTAGGCGTTTTCTCCCCGAAGAAGACACCTCACTTAGTGAACTTGAATGAGGATCCTCTCATGTCAGAATGCCTGATCTATTACATCAAGGACGGATTCACGCGCATCGGTAGCGCCGAGGCCAACATACCTCAGGACGTTCAGTTGTGCGGGCCGCACATACTCAGCGAGCACTGCGTTTTCGAGAATCACGAGGGCATTATAACGCTCATACCGAAGAAGGGAGCCCTGATTTACGTAAATGGTCGCGAGGTAACCGAACCGCTCGTTCTCACGACCGGTTCCCGCGTTATCTTGGGAAAGAGTCACGTTTTCCGATTCAATCATCCGGATCAGG TACGCGAACGAATAGCAAATGGATCGCCGGCGGAAACCCCCGGCAACAACGAGCCACTGGCGGACTGGGACTTCGCGCAGGTCGAGCTACTGGAGAAACAGGGTATTGACTTAAAAGCCGAAATGGATAAGAGATTACTCGTACTGGAGGAACAATTCCgcaaagagaaggaggaagcgGATCAGCTGTTTGAAGAGCAGCGAAAG AGCTATGAAGCGCGGATAGACGCGCTACAGAGGCAAGTGGAGGAACAGAGTATGACAATGTCCATGTACAGCAGTTACACACCGGAGGACTTCAACAACATCGAAGAAGATATTTTTG AGAGCAACTGGACCGAGAGAGAGTTTCAACTGGCCGCTTGGGCCTTCCGCAAGTGGAAATATCATCAATTCACGAGTTTGCGAGACGATCTTTGGGGCAACGCGATATTCCTTAAAGAGGCTAATGCCATATCCGTTGAACTAAAAAAGAAG gTACAATTCCAATTTACCTTACTCACGGACACTCTTTACTCGCCGTTACCTCCGGATCTTTTGCCCGTCATggacgaagaagaggaagatgaAAGACCGTTCCCGCGCACGATCGTTGCCGTTGAAGTTCAGGATACGAAGAATGGTGCTACGCATTACTGGACGTTAGACAAACTGAG ACAGCGCTTGGAGCTGATGCGACATGTGTACAACGAGGACTCGAGCCCCAGCACTCCGGAGGCCAAAGAGGATATTTTCCAATGCCTTACTGTCTACTCTAATCCGAAGTTCTCGCTCGCAAATCTTTTGCCTTCGAG GCAAAGACTGGAATTGATGCGCGAAATGTATCACAACGAGGCCGAGCTCTCGCCCACCTCTCCAGACTTCAATATCGAGTCCATCACAGGAGGTGATCCATTCTACGATCGATTTCCGTGGTTCCGTATGGTCGGCAG AGCTTTTGTGTATCTGAGTAACCTCATGTATCCGGTGCCGCTGATTCACAAAGTGGCCATCGTGAACGAAAAAGGCGACGTCAAGGGTTACTTGCGAGTTGCCGTGCAGGCCGTAGTCG AAGAGGAAAACAGCGAATACTCAAGTGGCGTCAGACAATCAGCGCGAATTTCCTTCGAGGACGACTTATTTGGTGGGCACAAGCATAACAAACGCAGCTCGCTCTTGGCGCAAACTCTGGAGAAGAACCGACAGATCATGCTGCAGGAGGAGCGTGTAGTGGAAGGACACAACGAGGCCAACCAGAAGGACATGAAGGACGATGATGACATAGGAGACGCTGATAGCGGCAGAGGCGACAGCTCGGTTTCTAGCGACATGAAGGAAGAGGAGTTGCCGGATCACTTGCAACCTGGTGCTGAATTTACGTTTAGGGTAACGGTCCTACAAGCCATGGGTATTTCCACAGAATATGCCGACATTTTCTGTCAGTTCAA CTTCCTGCATCGACATGACGAAGCATTCTCGACGGAACCGGTCAAGAACATAGGCAAAGGCAATCCACCTGGATTTTATCACGTGCAGAAT ATTACAGTCACGGTGACCAAGTCCTTCTTGGAGTATCTAAAGACGCAGCCCATCGTGTTCGAGGTGTTTGGTCATTATCAGCAACATCCGCTGCACAAGGATGCGAAGCTAGAATA CGTACGACAACCACCAAAGAGGATGCTGCCGCCATCCATACCGATCAGCCAACCAGTGCGATCGCCGAAATTCGGGAGCGTCTTGCCGTCACCTAGCACGTCTCACGTACATGCCAAGTACGACGTGTTGGTGTGGTTTGAGATTTGCGAGCTGGCGCCGAACGGCGAGTACGTGCCATCGGTGGTAGACCATAGCGATGATCTCCCTTGCCGCGGGCTGTTCCTGCTCCATCAGGGTATACAGCGACGCATACGTATTACCATCGTGCACGAACCGGCCTCCGAATTGAGGTGGAAGGATGTGCGTGAGCTCGTAGTGGGCCGAATCAGGAACACCCCGGAGCCGGAAGAGGAAGACAACGATTCTTCGGTACTCTCATTGGGTCTATTCCCTGGCGAATATCTTGAGATTCCCGGTGACGATCGAACGATGTTCCGGTTCGAAGCGGCCTGGGATAGCTCCCTGCACAACTCGACCCTGCTCAATCGAGTCACGTCTTATGGAGAGCAAATCTTCATGACTATTTCCGCGTATCTCGAA CTGGAAAATTGTGGAAGACCTGCGATAATCACGAAGGATCTGAGCATGATTATCTATGGAAGGGACGCCAGAGTTGGTCCGCGTTCGCTTAAGCATCTGTTCAGTGGCAGTTACCGTAACCAGGAGGCGAACCGACTTAGCGGCGTCTACGAACTGGTGCTACGTCGTTCTTCGGAAGCAGGTAGCCCAG GAGTTCAAAGACGTCAACGTCGTGTCTTGGACACGAGTTCTACATACGTCAGGGGCGAGGAGAATCTGCATGGATGGAGACCGCGTGGAGACAGTCTCATATTCGATCATCAGTGGGAGCTCGAGAAGTTGACGAGGCTGGAGGAAGTGGAAAGAGTGCGACACACGTTGCTTCTGAGGGAGAAACTTGGCATCGACAAGATGCCGTTCTGCAATAAACCTTTCCACGATTTCACGAAGAGCGAAAAGGTAAAT GATGTCTGTAACATGGTAGCGAAAGCCACGAACGAGCCACACGCCAGCCCggtgaaattgaaaaattcgacCACTAAGGACATTTACGAGCCGTGGGAAATGACCGAACGAGAACGCGAATTGACAACCAAGTACATCAAACTCATCCAGGGTAGGATTCCGAGCAAGGAACCGATATTGCTTTCCGATGTTTCGCCTGGCGAGGACACCATCACCGATTTATCTACATCTATGATGTCCTCGGTCATATCGTCTTCGTCTCAAGAGTCAGTATACGCGAGAGCTAGCGATTTCTTAGAGCAG GCTGCTGATATAGTAGTATGGAGCAGGTCTAAGTCGTGCCTCCTTAGGTTGAGCTCACCGGAGAGAGCTAGATTGCAAGAGCTCCAGGAGAGCATATTGGCGAGCGAGTCGGCCAATCAGACTTGCACTATCGCACCGCCACCGCTCGGGTCGTCCTCGCCGTCGAAAGAGAACTTGGTACTGTATGTGCCGGAAGTGGAAGAAATACGCATCAGTCCGGTCATCGCGCGGAAAGGCTACTTGAACGTTCTCGAGCACAAGACCAATGGTTGGAAAAAACGCTGGGTG GCCGTCCGCCGACCGTACGTTCTCATTTTCCGCGAGGAAAAAGATCCCGTCGAAAGGGCGCTCATCAATCTGGCTACGGCTCAAGTTGAATACTCCGAAGATCAGTTAGCTATGGTGAAAGTACCGAATACATTTAG CGTTGTCACCAAACACCGAGGATACTTACTGCAGACTTTAGGCGATAAGGAAGTCTACGATTGGCTGTATGCAATTAATCCTCTCCTGGCTGGTCAAATTAG GTCGAAACTCGCACGCAAAGGTCCAACCGCCTCGAATATGTGCAACGGTGCGCCGATTGGCTTAACACCGCCATTGGAGCAACAGAACGCTCAAACCAAGTGA
- the LOC105277906 gene encoding kinesin-like protein unc-104 isoform X6, giving the protein MSSVKVAVRVRPFNHREIVREAQCIIEMTGSTTSIVNPKATPGSKEAVKSFNYDYSYFSMDPNDENYSTQLMVYKDIGEEMLEHAFEGYNVCIFAYGQTGAGKSYTMMGKQEEGQEGIIPQICKDLFRKISYTSNERLKYSVEVSYMEIYCERVRDLLNPKNRGNLRVREHPLYGPYVEDLSKLAVMSYEDIHDLIDEGNKARTVAATNMNETSSRSHAVFTIFFTQQQQDNTTGLMTEKVSKISLVDLAGSERADSTGAKGTRLKEGANINKSLTTLGKVISALAEIAATKKKKKADFIPYRDSVLTWLLRENLGGNSKTAMIAAVSPADINYDETLSTLRYADRAKQIVCKAVVNEDANARLIRELKEEIQKLRELLKQEGIDVHEGDEIIRTNKRNEENSKEARSRLSSHATSTIAEEAVDQLQASEKLIAELNETWEEKLKRTESIRLQREAVFAEMGVAVKEDGVTVGVFSPKKTPHLVNLNEDPLMSECLIYYIKDGFTRIGSAEANIPQDVQLCGPHILSEHCVFENHEGIITLIPKKGALIYVNGREVTEPLVLTTGSRVILGKSHVFRFNHPDQVRERIANGSPAETPGNNEPLADWDFAQVELLEKQGIDLKAEMDKRLLVLEEQFRKEKEEADQLFEEQRKSYEARIDALQRQVEEQSMTMSMYSSYTPEDFNNIEEDIFVNPLFDAESNWTEREFQLAAWAFRKWKYHQFTSLRDDLWGNAIFLKEANAISVELKKKVQFQFTLLTDTLYSPLPPDLLPVMDEEEEDERPFPRTIVAVEVQDTKNGATHYWTLDKLRQRLELMRHVYNEDSSPSTPEAKEDIFQCLTVYSNPKFSLANLLPSRQRLELMREMYHNEAELSPTSPDFNIESITGGDPFYDRFPWFRMVGRAFVYLSNLMYPVPLIHKVAIVNEKGDVKGYLRVAVQAVVEEENSEYSSGVRQSARISFEDDLFGGHKHNKRSSLLAQTLEKNRQIMLQEERVVEGHNEANQKDMKDDDDIGDADSGRGDSSVSSDMKEEELPDHLQPGAEFTFRVTVLQAMGISTEYADIFCQFNFLHRHDEAFSTEPVKNIGKGNPPGFYHVQNITVTVTKSFLEYLKTQPIVFEVFGHYQQHPLHKDAKLEYVRQPPKRMLPPSIPISQPVRSPKFGSVLPSPSTSHVHAKYDVLVWFEICELAPNGEYVPSVVDHSDDLPCRGLFLLHQGIQRRIRITIVHEPASELRWKDVRELVVGRIRNTPEPEEEDNDSSVLSLGLFPGEYLEIPGDDRTMFRFEAAWDSSLHNSTLLNRVTSYGEQIFMTISAYLELENCGRPAIITKDLSMIIYGRDARVGPRSLKHLFSGSYRNQEANRLSGVYELVLRRSSEAGSPGVQRRQRRVLDTSSTYVRGEENLHGWRPRGDSLIFDHQWELEKLTRLEEVERVRHTLLLREKLGIDKMPFCNKPFHDFTKSEKVNDVCNMVAKATNEPHASPVKLKNSTTKDIYEPWEMTERERELTTKYIKLIQGRIPSKEPILLSDVSPGEDTITDLSTSMMSSVISSSSQESVYARASDFLEQAADIVVWSRSKSCLLRLSSPERARLQELQESILASESANQTCTIAPPPLGSSSPSKENLVLYVPEVEEIRISPVIARKGYLNVLEHKTNGWKKRWVAVRRPYVLIFREEKDPVERALINLATAQVEYSEDQLAMVKVPNTFSVVTKHRGYLLQTLGDKEVYDWLYAINPLLAGQIRSKLARKGPTASNMCNGAPIGLTPPLEQQNAQTK; this is encoded by the exons ATGTCGTCGGTTAAGGTGGCGGTGAGGGTACGGCCCTTCAACCATCGCGAGATCGTTCGTGAGGCACAATGCATCATAGAGATGACTGGAAGCACTACTT CCATAGTAAATCCCAAGGCCACGCCTGGAAGCAAAGAAGCCGTCAAAAGCTTCAATTACGATTATTCCTACTTTTCAATGGAC CCAAATGATGAGAACTATTCGACTCAGCTCATGGTTTACAAAGATATCGGGGAAGAAATGTTGGAACATGCTTTCGAAG GTTACAACGTTTGCATTTTTGCATACGGCCAAACTGGCGCCGGTAAATCATATACCATGATGGGTAAGCAGGAGGAGGGGCAAGAGGGAATAATACCACAGATCTGCAAGGATCTGTTTAGGAAAATCAGTTATACCTCTAACGAGCGACTCAAGTACTCGGTAGAGGTGAGCTACATGGAGATCTATTGCGAGCGAGTGCGCGATTTGTTGAACCCGAAGAATCGGGGAAATCTACGAGTGAGGGAACATCCTCTCTACGGACCCTATGTCGAAGATCTCTCCAAGCTGGCCGTAATGTCGTATGAAGACATCCACGATCTCATAGATGAGGGTAACAAGGCCAG AACTGTCGCAGCAACCAACATGAATGAGACATCCAGCAGATCGCACGCGGTCTTCACGATATTCTTCACGCAACAGCAACAAGACAACACCACCGGTTTGATGACGGAAAAGGTCAGCAAGATATCGCTGGTGGACCTGGCTGGATCCGAGCGAGCCGATTCGACTGGCGCAAAGGGGACGCGATTGAAGGAGGGAGCTAATATTAATAAGAGCCTGACGACTCTTGGAAAAGTCATCAGCGCCCTGGCCGAAATT GCG GCGactaaaaagaagaagaaagccgACTTCATACCCTACAGAGATTCCGTTTTAACGTGGTTGTTACGAGAGAACCTAGGAGGAAATTCAAAAACTGCTATGATCGCAGCAGTTAGCCCCGCTGATATCAATTATGATGAAACGCTTTCAACTTTACG GTACGCGGATAGAGCTAAACAAATTGTTTGCAAGGCCGTGGTCAACGAAGATGCGAATGCACGTCTTATCAGAGAACTCAAGGAGGAAATACAGAAACTGCGGGAGCTTTTGAAGCAGGAAGGCATCGATGTCCACGAAG GGGACGAAATTATCAGAACGAACAAGCGGAACGAAGAGAACAGCAAGGAAGCTCGGTCGAGGCTTTCTTCCCATGCTACGTCTACCATCGCCGAAGAAGCAGTCGATCAACTGCAAGCATCCGAAAAATTGATCGCAG AATTGAATGAGACATGGGAAGAGAAGCTGAAGCGAACGGAATCGATCCGCCTGCAACGCGAGGCAGTATTCGCTGAGATGGGAGTTGCCGTGAAGGAGGACGGCGTCACCGTAGGCGTTTTCTCCCCGAAGAAGACACCTCACTTAGTGAACTTGAATGAGGATCCTCTCATGTCAGAATGCCTGATCTATTACATCAAGGACGGATTCACGCGCATCGGTAGCGCCGAGGCCAACATACCTCAGGACGTTCAGTTGTGCGGGCCGCACATACTCAGCGAGCACTGCGTTTTCGAGAATCACGAGGGCATTATAACGCTCATACCGAAGAAGGGAGCCCTGATTTACGTAAATGGTCGCGAGGTAACCGAACCGCTCGTTCTCACGACCGGTTCCCGCGTTATCTTGGGAAAGAGTCACGTTTTCCGATTCAATCATCCGGATCAGG TACGCGAACGAATAGCAAATGGATCGCCGGCGGAAACCCCCGGCAACAACGAGCCACTGGCGGACTGGGACTTCGCGCAGGTCGAGCTACTGGAGAAACAGGGTATTGACTTAAAAGCCGAAATGGATAAGAGATTACTCGTACTGGAGGAACAATTCCgcaaagagaaggaggaagcgGATCAGCTGTTTGAAGAGCAGCGAAAG AGCTATGAAGCGCGGATAGACGCGCTACAGAGGCAAGTGGAGGAACAGAGTATGACAATGTCCATGTACAGCAGTTACACACCGGAGGACTTCAACAACATCGAAGAAGATATTTTTG TCAACCCATTGTTTGACGCAGAGAGCAACTGGACCGAGAGAGAGTTTCAACTGGCCGCTTGGGCCTTCCGCAAGTGGAAATATCATCAATTCACGAGTTTGCGAGACGATCTTTGGGGCAACGCGATATTCCTTAAAGAGGCTAATGCCATATCCGTTGAACTAAAAAAGAAG gTACAATTCCAATTTACCTTACTCACGGACACTCTTTACTCGCCGTTACCTCCGGATCTTTTGCCCGTCATggacgaagaagaggaagatgaAAGACCGTTCCCGCGCACGATCGTTGCCGTTGAAGTTCAGGATACGAAGAATGGTGCTACGCATTACTGGACGTTAGACAAACTGAG ACAGCGCTTGGAGCTGATGCGACATGTGTACAACGAGGACTCGAGCCCCAGCACTCCGGAGGCCAAAGAGGATATTTTCCAATGCCTTACTGTCTACTCTAATCCGAAGTTCTCGCTCGCAAATCTTTTGCCTTCGAG GCAAAGACTGGAATTGATGCGCGAAATGTATCACAACGAGGCCGAGCTCTCGCCCACCTCTCCAGACTTCAATATCGAGTCCATCACAGGAGGTGATCCATTCTACGATCGATTTCCGTGGTTCCGTATGGTCGGCAG AGCTTTTGTGTATCTGAGTAACCTCATGTATCCGGTGCCGCTGATTCACAAAGTGGCCATCGTGAACGAAAAAGGCGACGTCAAGGGTTACTTGCGAGTTGCCGTGCAGGCCGTAGTCG AAGAGGAAAACAGCGAATACTCAAGTGGCGTCAGACAATCAGCGCGAATTTCCTTCGAGGACGACTTATTTGGTGGGCACAAGCATAACAAACGCAGCTCGCTCTTGGCGCAAACTCTGGAGAAGAACCGACAGATCATGCTGCAGGAGGAGCGTGTAGTGGAAGGACACAACGAGGCCAACCAGAAGGACATGAAGGACGATGATGACATAGGAGACGCTGATAGCGGCAGAGGCGACAGCTCGGTTTCTAGCGACATGAAGGAAGAGGAGTTGCCGGATCACTTGCAACCTGGTGCTGAATTTACGTTTAGGGTAACGGTCCTACAAGCCATGGGTATTTCCACAGAATATGCCGACATTTTCTGTCAGTTCAA CTTCCTGCATCGACATGACGAAGCATTCTCGACGGAACCGGTCAAGAACATAGGCAAAGGCAATCCACCTGGATTTTATCACGTGCAGAAT ATTACAGTCACGGTGACCAAGTCCTTCTTGGAGTATCTAAAGACGCAGCCCATCGTGTTCGAGGTGTTTGGTCATTATCAGCAACATCCGCTGCACAAGGATGCGAAGCTAGAATA CGTACGACAACCACCAAAGAGGATGCTGCCGCCATCCATACCGATCAGCCAACCAGTGCGATCGCCGAAATTCGGGAGCGTCTTGCCGTCACCTAGCACGTCTCACGTACATGCCAAGTACGACGTGTTGGTGTGGTTTGAGATTTGCGAGCTGGCGCCGAACGGCGAGTACGTGCCATCGGTGGTAGACCATAGCGATGATCTCCCTTGCCGCGGGCTGTTCCTGCTCCATCAGGGTATACAGCGACGCATACGTATTACCATCGTGCACGAACCGGCCTCCGAATTGAGGTGGAAGGATGTGCGTGAGCTCGTAGTGGGCCGAATCAGGAACACCCCGGAGCCGGAAGAGGAAGACAACGATTCTTCGGTACTCTCATTGGGTCTATTCCCTGGCGAATATCTTGAGATTCCCGGTGACGATCGAACGATGTTCCGGTTCGAAGCGGCCTGGGATAGCTCCCTGCACAACTCGACCCTGCTCAATCGAGTCACGTCTTATGGAGAGCAAATCTTCATGACTATTTCCGCGTATCTCGAA CTGGAAAATTGTGGAAGACCTGCGATAATCACGAAGGATCTGAGCATGATTATCTATGGAAGGGACGCCAGAGTTGGTCCGCGTTCGCTTAAGCATCTGTTCAGTGGCAGTTACCGTAACCAGGAGGCGAACCGACTTAGCGGCGTCTACGAACTGGTGCTACGTCGTTCTTCGGAAGCAGGTAGCCCAG GAGTTCAAAGACGTCAACGTCGTGTCTTGGACACGAGTTCTACATACGTCAGGGGCGAGGAGAATCTGCATGGATGGAGACCGCGTGGAGACAGTCTCATATTCGATCATCAGTGGGAGCTCGAGAAGTTGACGAGGCTGGAGGAAGTGGAAAGAGTGCGACACACGTTGCTTCTGAGGGAGAAACTTGGCATCGACAAGATGCCGTTCTGCAATAAACCTTTCCACGATTTCACGAAGAGCGAAAAGGTAAAT GATGTCTGTAACATGGTAGCGAAAGCCACGAACGAGCCACACGCCAGCCCggtgaaattgaaaaattcgacCACTAAGGACATTTACGAGCCGTGGGAAATGACCGAACGAGAACGCGAATTGACAACCAAGTACATCAAACTCATCCAGGGTAGGATTCCGAGCAAGGAACCGATATTGCTTTCCGATGTTTCGCCTGGCGAGGACACCATCACCGATTTATCTACATCTATGATGTCCTCGGTCATATCGTCTTCGTCTCAAGAGTCAGTATACGCGAGAGCTAGCGATTTCTTAGAGCAG GCTGCTGATATAGTAGTATGGAGCAGGTCTAAGTCGTGCCTCCTTAGGTTGAGCTCACCGGAGAGAGCTAGATTGCAAGAGCTCCAGGAGAGCATATTGGCGAGCGAGTCGGCCAATCAGACTTGCACTATCGCACCGCCACCGCTCGGGTCGTCCTCGCCGTCGAAAGAGAACTTGGTACTGTATGTGCCGGAAGTGGAAGAAATACGCATCAGTCCGGTCATCGCGCGGAAAGGCTACTTGAACGTTCTCGAGCACAAGACCAATGGTTGGAAAAAACGCTGGGTG GCCGTCCGCCGACCGTACGTTCTCATTTTCCGCGAGGAAAAAGATCCCGTCGAAAGGGCGCTCATCAATCTGGCTACGGCTCAAGTTGAATACTCCGAAGATCAGTTAGCTATGGTGAAAGTACCGAATACATTTAG CGTTGTCACCAAACACCGAGGATACTTACTGCAGACTTTAGGCGATAAGGAAGTCTACGATTGGCTGTATGCAATTAATCCTCTCCTGGCTGGTCAAATTAG GTCGAAACTCGCACGCAAAGGTCCAACCGCCTCGAATATGTGCAACGGTGCGCCGATTGGCTTAACACCGCCATTGGAGCAACAGAACGCTCAAACCAAGTGA